A genomic region of Marinitoga litoralis contains the following coding sequences:
- a CDS encoding ATP-binding cassette domain-containing protein: MIDIKNIKKKFKEKEVLKGINFDVKEEEKFVILGENGAGKSTLFYILTKVYNPDEGEIKIKKGKKLLGFVEEPQFMKNMNAYENIKYITSSIYKKINKESMDKYLKITGIQQHAKKKVGKYSTGMKKRLAVSILLLIDPDIYIFDEPTEGLDPIERKNFIKLMEDLKERGKSIIISTHVLSEAKEMADRVGILLDGKIKKILSKDEFKKNDEYIIYTETQKYPEWLEYKIEEGKTIIKSNNIMQTLEKLTQYGIRIKDIEKNTSILEKTFIKISSGDGKK; this comes from the coding sequence ATGATAGATATAAAAAACATAAAAAAGAAGTTTAAAGAAAAAGAAGTTTTAAAAGGAATAAACTTTGATGTAAAAGAAGAGGAAAAATTTGTAATATTAGGAGAAAATGGAGCAGGGAAATCAACACTATTTTATATATTAACAAAAGTATATAATCCAGATGAAGGTGAAATAAAAATAAAAAAAGGCAAAAAACTATTGGGTTTTGTAGAAGAACCACAATTTATGAAAAATATGAATGCATACGAAAACATAAAATATATAACATCATCAATATATAAAAAAATAAACAAAGAAAGTATGGATAAATATTTAAAAATAACGGGAATACAACAACATGCAAAAAAGAAAGTTGGTAAATATTCAACAGGAATGAAAAAAAGGCTTGCGGTTTCAATATTACTATTAATAGATCCAGATATATACATATTTGATGAACCAACAGAAGGATTGGACCCAATAGAAAGAAAAAACTTCATTAAATTAATGGAAGATTTAAAAGAAAGAGGAAAAAGTATAATAATAAGCACTCATGTATTATCAGAAGCAAAAGAAATGGCAGACAGAGTAGGTATATTACTTGATGGAAAAATTAAAAAAATCCTATCAAAAGATGAATTTAAAAAAAATGATGAATATATAATATATACAGAAACACAGAAATATCCCGAATGGTTAGAATACAAAATAGAAGAGGGTAAAACAATAATAAAAAGCAACAATATAATGCAAACATTGGAAAAACTCACGCAATATGGAATAAGAATAAAAGATATAGAAAAAAATACATCTATCCTGGAAAAAACATTTATAAAAATATC
- a CDS encoding SPASM domain-containing protein yields MGIVSIDIDGKMYPCQRFTGEKDYELGEVGMQWEEFINYKKEFYKKVVKKIEEDCGLCELRNICDGGCPYELLTKSKSRSISCALTKIGVEKLKVGR; encoded by the coding sequence TTGGGAATAGTATCAATAGATATAGATGGAAAAATGTACCCATGCCAGAGATTCACAGGTGAAAAAGACTATGAACTTGGAGAAGTGGGGATGCAATGGGAAGAATTTATTAACTATAAAAAGGAATTTTATAAGAAAGTAGTTAAAAAAATAGAAGAAGATTGCGGTTTATGCGAATTGAGAAATATATGCGATGGTGGATGCCCATATGAATTATTAACAAAAAGCAAAAGCCGAAGTATTTCTTGCGCCCTAACAAAAATAGGAGTAGAAAAATTAAAAGTAGGGAGATGA
- a CDS encoding 4Fe-4S cluster-binding domain-containing protein — protein sequence MKYKLYQNNKRKYLFDLDSVTLVKLDEIAYSHLTENKKNKDVEKDIKTLKNIINKKIKESEKFYNSDIIFEPSNIILNITKAFNLECIYCYAHKEKPESMNMKLIKESLEYIFSNTKKKKITITFFGGEPLLEFKKIKESVALSKKLGKKYNKKIG from the coding sequence ATGAAATATAAACTCTATCAAAATAATAAAAGAAAGTATCTATTTGACCTTGATAGTGTAACATTAGTCAAACTAGATGAAATAGCCTATTCACATCTTACAGAAAATAAAAAAAATAAAGATGTTGAAAAAGATATAAAAACATTAAAAAATATAATCAATAAAAAAATAAAAGAAAGCGAAAAATTCTATAATTCAGACATAATATTTGAACCATCAAATATTATATTAAATATAACAAAAGCATTTAATCTTGAATGTATATACTGCTATGCTCATAAAGAGAAACCAGAAAGTATGAATATGAAATTGATAAAAGAAAGTTTAGAATATATATTTTCAAATACAAAAAAGAAAAAAATAACAATAACGTTTTTTGGCGGAGAACCATTACTTGAATTCAAAAAAATAAAAGAAAGCGTGGCATTATCAAAAAAATTAGGAAAGAAATATAACAAAAAGATTGGATAG
- a CDS encoding ABC transporter ATP-binding protein, translating to MFLYLEDIWFKYDKEYILKGIDFQIKKGETVAIVGESGSGKSTILRIIAGFEKPQKGIVRLEDKVLTSKKHFVLPEKRNIGFVFQDYALFPHMTVKENIEFAKKGKTQEMLKLVNLEGYENRYPYELSGGQQQRLALARTLATNPKLLLLDEPFSNLDEMLKDKIRNDLKEILYEAGITTILVTHDRNDALALADRIIIIENGKITFTGIPEEIYT from the coding sequence ATGTTTTTATATTTAGAAGATATTTGGTTTAAATACGATAAAGAATATATATTAAAAGGAATTGATTTCCAAATAAAAAAAGGTGAAACTGTAGCTATAGTAGGAGAAAGCGGAAGTGGTAAAAGTACTATTTTAAGAATAATTGCGGGGTTTGAAAAACCACAAAAAGGAATTGTTAGATTAGAAGATAAAGTATTGACTTCTAAAAAACATTTTGTATTGCCTGAAAAAAGAAATATAGGTTTTGTTTTTCAGGATTATGCTTTATTTCCTCATATGACAGTAAAAGAAAATATAGAATTTGCAAAAAAAGGTAAAACGCAAGAAATGTTGAAATTAGTAAATTTGGAAGGATATGAAAATAGATATCCATATGAATTAAGTGGTGGTCAACAACAAAGACTAGCTCTTGCGAGAACATTAGCTACTAATCCTAAATTATTGTTATTAGATGAACCATTTAGTAATTTGGATGAAATGCTAAAAGATAAAATAAGAAATGATTTAAAAGAAATATTATATGAAGCAGGAATTACTACTATTTTAGTTACGCATGATAGGAACGACGCTCTCGCTTTGGCAGATAGAATTATTATTATAGAAAATGGAAAAATAACATTCACTGGCATTCCCGAAGAAATATATACATAA
- a CDS encoding ABC transporter permease, with protein MKKTTFLLVLIISIPIFIVLYNLILPSNQNWKHIYDYLLKDYVINSLKLIFGTAILSSILGVLSAWFVSYYEFPYRKAIEWALVLPLTIPPFIGAYVYAGMLSYTGTIQTFLMKYTEFKGKSYLLDIMSIPGAVFIFSIFLFPYIYLTVKSFFSKQITGIIEASQSLGKNILTTFFKIILPLARPAIVGGTSLVLMEVLNDYGVVKYFGIPTFSTGIFKAWFSLGDINTAIKLSAVMLLFVFIILSLEKYLRQNRSYFTKNKKPIKRRSLKGIQLFFVMSFYVIVILLSFLLPVMQLIQWSIFSYKNTNIKFLELTFNSLFISFISAILIIITALIISDTIRFSRKNSKILSKLATMGYSIPGAVIAVGVIVFFINLDKSLFPLYNLLGLRTKLLLSSSILMLIYAYIVRFLNIAYSPIDANFEKNGKSYHEASRSLGKSFFYTFLKVDVPMIKPAIISAFIFAFIEIIKELPLTLILRPFNFDTLATKVFEYANDEMIHEASVASLTIIIIIFIFIMILRKITGDDK; from the coding sequence AAAAGACAACGTTTCTTTTAGTTTTGATTATTTCTATACCAATATTTATAGTCTTATATAATTTAATTTTGCCTTCTAATCAAAACTGGAAACATATATATGATTATTTATTAAAAGATTATGTTATTAATTCTTTGAAATTAATATTTGGAACAGCTATACTTTCATCTATATTAGGTGTATTAAGTGCTTGGTTTGTTAGTTATTATGAGTTTCCATATAGAAAAGCAATTGAATGGGCATTAGTTTTACCATTAACAATACCACCTTTTATAGGAGCATATGTATATGCAGGTATGTTAAGTTATACAGGTACTATACAAACCTTTTTAATGAAATATACTGAATTTAAAGGTAAGTCATATTTATTAGATATAATGTCAATTCCAGGTGCAGTATTTATATTCTCAATATTCTTATTCCCATATATATATTTAACAGTAAAATCTTTTTTTTCAAAGCAAATTACAGGGATTATTGAAGCATCTCAATCTTTAGGTAAAAACATTCTAACAACATTTTTTAAAATAATTCTTCCCTTGGCTAGACCCGCTATTGTTGGCGGGACTAGCCTTGTACTTATGGAAGTTTTAAATGATTATGGTGTTGTAAAGTATTTTGGTATACCAACATTTAGTACAGGTATTTTTAAAGCATGGTTTTCATTAGGAGATATTAATACGGCTATTAAATTATCGGCTGTAATGTTATTATTTGTCTTTATAATATTATCTTTAGAAAAATATTTAAGGCAAAATAGATCGTATTTTACTAAAAATAAGAAACCTATAAAAAGAAGGAGTTTGAAAGGAATACAGTTGTTTTTTGTAATGTCTTTTTATGTTATTGTAATATTATTATCTTTTTTATTGCCAGTAATGCAATTAATACAATGGAGTATATTTTCATATAAAAATACAAATATAAAATTTTTAGAATTAACTTTTAATTCCTTATTTATTTCTTTTATTAGTGCAATATTAATAATAATTACAGCTTTAATTATTTCTGATACTATAAGATTTAGTAGAAAAAACTCAAAGATATTATCAAAATTAGCAACTATGGGATATTCAATACCAGGAGCAGTAATTGCAGTAGGTGTTATAGTATTTTTTATAAACTTAGATAAAAGCTTATTCCCGTTATATAATTTATTAGGATTAAGAACAAAATTATTATTATCTTCTTCAATATTAATGTTAATATATGCATATATTGTTAGATTTTTAAATATTGCTTATAGTCCAATAGATGCAAATTTTGAAAAAAATGGTAAAAGTTATCATGAAGCTTCAAGAAGTTTAGGAAAATCTTTTTTCTATACATTTTTAAAAGTAGATGTCCCTATGATTAAACCTGCTATTATTAGTGCATTCATTTTTGCTTTTATTGAGATAATAAAAGAATTACCTTTAACGCTTATACTTAGACCATTTAACTTTGATACATTAGCTACAAAAGTATTTGAATATGCAAATGATGAAATGATACATGAAGCTTCAGTCGCTTCATTAACAATAATAATTATCATATTTATATTCATTATGATTTTGCGAAAGATAACAGGAGATGATAAATAA